ATTCACAAAAACATTTGAAATTCATTTTCCCGGCATTCGCATCCGCAGCTCTCCCATTCTATGGCAGACGATTCGACGCCTGCTGCACGGTCTTCCAAAggtcatctctctctctctcagcaTAAATTCCTCATTTGCATTTAATTTTAGCTTGTTGTAGAATGATATaccatatatcaaaattttaattGCACTGGGGGTTTCATATCAAGCTTCCCCTGCTCGCAAGTACTTGCGAAGATTTTCTGCAATCGATTTCGAAAAGTCAATAAATTCGATTTCTTTAGTTTCAAGGAAATTGCCAATCAAAGGCATGGAAAACGTTGTAGCTACGGTAACTGGCTACACCGGCTTGGAGCGATTCAACCTCATCAAACTGATTTCTTTGGCCGGCGGTAATTATGTCGGTAGAATGAGTAGATCAGTCACTCATCTCGTAGGTTTTCGGCATCCTGAACTGTCTTTTCCAACCTAATCTTCGTATGAAAATGCTTTTGGCTtgagatatatatatttttaaattagGTTTGTTGGAAATATGATGGAACAAAATACAAGCTCGCTAGACAGTTTGAGACTCTGGTAGTTAATCATCAGTGGATTGAGGATTGTATCAAGGAAGGAAGACGTCTTCCAGAGGATCCATATACTCTGCAGTGGTACGTCATAAAAATATTACTGCTTTTCCCCGGTATTGTATCGTAATTGTTTTCATAGTTTTGCATTTCTGTATGAGTTGCTAGAATTTTTTGGGTAGGACGATACAGAAAATTAACATGCAATTGTTACTCACCTTGTGTAAATCCATCCATTGTTTGCAGTGGGCAACAAGTGGGGCCATTATCAATAACTATTCCTTTTAGTTCTGATGTGGTGAGACATCCCCGTCTGCAGAATGACCGAAACGAGGTTTGTATACattaattcaattttaaatCGATGTTGTAGCATTCATCTTCTCATGGTCTTAATGTTAGTTGTTACCAGTGATTGGTATTTTTAAGTATGGATGACTGCAGGTGACTTGATAGTTTTGTGTATCAGCCTTTCTTATTTCAACAAGCATAAGCTGTCTTAGGCAACACTACACATACGGAAATTCCCCCTTCATCTTTCCTGAAGCTCTTGCTTTGAGTCCTGTACATGATTTAACTCAGCGGCTTTACACCGTGTTCAGAGCAATTTCCATTCTCACCTTATCATGGACAATACATACCTGACATGCTCTACACATTTCACATCTTTGAGTTGGTATTATCTTGTTATAGATTTGTAAGTTAACATTTTGGCCCCCTAGATGGGATGACTTCAGAACACAAATTGTTATATACTGTTTCTAATGGAGAAGAAGACATCCTGGACACTAGAGGCTAAGGGAAATCGTCGGTATAGGGGCACGGGACAAGTACCTCAGACAAAATTCATACATGTTGATAGTATTTCAAGTACCGTTCTTTTTGCTTAACTGAACTTAACTTGAAATTTCCAGATAgatttcttcttttctattGTTTTATAGGATGTTCACATTGTACAACACATTTTGGCAAAATGGATCTCCATAATGAGAAAGATGCTTTttctttgacatttttttttttcaaatcaaagtCCTGCATCAAGTACAGGAGATCTGTAACATCAGCATTACTTTCCACTGCAATTTACTGTGATTTCAGAATTTGTTGCCTAAGCTGGAGCAAAGCAGGCATAGATTGAAGAGAAAAATTAGCAGAGGAAGTCCAAAGCAGGAAAACTCTTCTGCTAGTACATACCGTTGCACTGAACCTTATTCACCCAGCATTCAAAGGGAAGAGGTAAATACAAATTCTTCTATCATTCATCTTTCTAATGctaattctttccttttaatTTGCTCTCCTTGGTTGCATGATTGACCTCAACGtcttttctttcaaaattgATGGGGAGACAGTTTAAGCTTCTCATGTTCTTCTTAATTATCTGTCTAAACTGTTATGCTTCTTAATCATGAGTCATGTTTGTCTTACATATTCTTTGTTTGTAGGGAAATAACAAAATATTACTACATAAGTAGAAAATTCTTTGGCTCATCTTATAAGAATTGGTTGTCATGCTTTCCAGTAAGCAAAAAAACTCTTTGAATAACGAATATTTTCTGAGTTTTTAACAAAAAACTAGGAGTACATATCAGCCTTTTTTCGTGCCTATAATGTCCATGTATAAGCTTATCCAGCAATTGCATTTTAACTTTCCACTTTCATTGTGCACATTTTGGTTAACTTTTTCAATATCTGCTGCTTGTAATGAATTACTTCCATCTTGCATCTAATCCTTCTTTTTGGCAAAAGCAGTCTGTGCTTTCAAACTCCATATGCTTGGTTAGGACGATGGCTTGAGAATCACTAATTGCTttgtatttctattttttcctaCCTTTTGAAAACTTGAAATAGATTGAGGTATTACATTCTCCTCAGCATCCAATCTTTTTGAGTCAGAAGAAGGGAAAATCTGCTTCACTTGAAACATCTCGCAGAAGTCATAGGCGCAGGCTagtgaagaaaaatatgagaaaagagACTTTGGACATAATTTCAGATTCTGAGGAAGAAATGTCAAGACAAAAAGATTTTCATGAGCAGTACTGCAGTGGAGCTGTTTCTAATAGTTCTGTTCAGGGGGAAGAATGCAGATTGAGTGCTAGGGTCACATGTGACTCTACCGGGTATCAATCTGGGCAAAAGAGATCTGAAGCTCTGACTAATATGCAGGACATTGATAATGTGATTGATGTCCTTGATATTCATGATGACATTTTAGATGTAAATGGTGCCTCATCTTATCATGTTAGAGATGCTGATGCAAATGGTAATGACATTGAACAATCTACCAGATTGCCCGCATCAACGGAATTGTCTTGTGTCATTTGTTGGACAGAGTTCAGTGCAACTAGAGGACTTCTGCCATGTGGCCACAGATTTTGTTTCTCTTGCATCCAGAGCTGGGCAGATCATGCGGTAAATTTTTTTCACACAATACATGCTTTGGATCTTGTTTATAAGTGCACAAAGATTGTACTCATTCTCATGCAGGGAAAAAAAACTTGGAAGGCAATATGCTGTGATACGTGTGGAATGTTCTTGTCATTCTAAAAGTACAAATAGCCTTCTATTCTTGTGTTTTCTGCGTCATATCTAATGCACAATTTACCAGAATAATTCCTTATCAGCTCGTATTGAGTACTGCACTAATCTAGTACCCAACCATTGGGTAATGATTTATCTGTCAGACATCTGCTTTTATTCTGGGGAAAATGATTATTGTAGATTTTATAGTACTTGCACCTGTTTTGACGTAGTAGTTTCGCAGATGTTCCTCAGACAAGAGACAGTTGTTTGATGCTCATGATAAGAGCTATGTGTCTTCCGTGCTTGCAAAAATTAGTATGAAATTTCAAGATAGGGGCTATTCTTCTGTATGCTCTCAGATTTTAGCAATTCATTTTACCATTCTGACCATCTTATTTAAGCTATGTGGTTTTGGCTTAAATTACACATGGTTTTCTTGTAGTTAATGAAGTTTCATAATAGTTCATTGTTCTGATCTTAGACTTCAAGCAGGAAGACTTCAACATGTCCTCTGTGCAAGGCTAGTTTTGTCATCATAACAAAGGTGGATAATGCTGTCTCTTCAGATCaaaaaatatattcacaaaCTGTTCCTCATGATGATCCAAGGATGGGCATATATATTCTTGATGGTGGGGAAGCACCGAGTATTCCTTCTAGTGTAAGTTGTCACAAGTATTGCTGTTTTCTGTTTACTTTGAAATAATCTTCCTTTGTACTCCCAGGTGCCTTTCTTCTGCAATTTACCAAAACGATCTGTAACTTGTAAACTACCCCTCTTCCTACTTGAAGCCTTTTTCAGCAGCAGATAGATTTGTGGATTTTAAAATCGTCATTCTTTTCTAGTCAACAAGTTGACTTTTGCAATTTAGTAAAGTTACTCCACAGGAAACCACAAAAGCCGGTAACTGATGTGGTTCCTGAGGACCTTAATAAACTACCCAAATCTCCCTCCCAATTTCGATGTGGGACAAACATAAGCACTCGAAGCTCACACGCACTAAAGAGAAACGCACACCCCAAGCGGAAGTTTGTCTTTTTCTAGTCAACAAGTTGACTTTGGTACAATTGAGATTGACATTTCTTTTGGAGCTCCTTCCACCCCCGGGGCCGGGGGCGGCGCTCTCTTCCTCTCTCCAGTGCTACTTAATGGCATCCTAACATCTTTGATTTGGATCTTAGGCATAGCAAACCGCTAAGCAAGAGTTACCATGGATGAGTCGTTTTTACTTGTGAAACAAAGTTCCATGCTGTGAAAACAGTCCATTGAAAGTTGCCATTTTACTCATTGTAGATGGCGCCTCCAATTCTGTTGCCAACAGACAGAGGAACGTGACATGGGTATAGGTTACTAGTTGTTTACCCATGATTGAGTGTCGTGTAGTTGCAGAAGGGCCTGACAGCTCAAAAGATTTTCAACAAAAAAGAAGTTGTTCAACTGATTGCAAATAGGTAGCGGACAAGGGATATATGTTTTTTGGACATAAAATGGGAGATGGGGTGCTTACTATTTGTTTTTTACTTAATTGAACAAGCTGTAAGAATGAACTTCCATATTTGAATACACGTCTGATTTGTTTTTCGGATTATGCAGTCATCAGGAGCACCGGTATGTTGCCACTGCTCTCGTCGAGAACCAGAGGATCTTCTAGAAAGATGTGATGTTTGCCAGATTCAACGCGTTCATATCTTTTGCCTGGATCCTCCAGCTTTTCCGTGGATTTGTGCTAATTGCAAGGATCTACAGAGGCTGTACCTTTACCGCCGTTAATCTGTTAATATCTCTCGATTATTGCATTAGGATGAAAGGATATTAGCTTTCTAGTTACGACACTTTTGTTCGTACAgtacaaatatattttggatTTCATTAAAAAGTTGATTCGCAAGTGAATTCCCCCTGACTAATAACGATATGAGTAGCCAGGATGCGATAACTGTTCTAGAGAAGGTTGTAAATGCGATCAGTTTGCTTTAAGCGGTTCTCTTGGCTGACATGACTGTCAACCTGGTGTGTTTGGACATGTATTGTGTGTAATGCATATAGAATTATAGAATATAAGGAACGGTACGATTCTTCTGAATCGTTGGTTGACAAGCTTAATGTAGTCTTACCCGTCCTTTAGCCAAGTGGAAGTCACATGTCCACAAATGAGTAAATGCTTGAAACTCAAGCACTGACAAAAGTTTCGGCCGTTCTTATTGctgcttgattttcttgaaatataGTAATTCATTCTGTTCCTCGCTTTGgggtttattttctttctttctccattattCCCTCAATTATCTGGAGATCTTCGGATTTGCCTCTTTCCACTTTAATGGAGGGGTATTTACCCATAATGTCTGAAATTAACGAGAGTTGTCATTAGCAGAGCCTGGTTAGGTAGGAATTCAACAGTTCAAACTCTTAATTCGCTGCATCTTCAGAATTCATATTCACCATCATTAACCCCTGCCTAATAATCATATAGGCATTCTCCAACAAACACCGAAGTTATAGAGTCTCGAGGCTTCTCAAAGCCTCCTAGTAGAACAAGGTGCCTGGATAATTTCAGATTCATCAAATCAACTCTGCTGGGATTGACCAGCAGTCGATCTTCCAACAATTGGTTCCGATAACGATGAAAAGTTTCAGGAAACTCTTCCTTGGGTTTTTAAACGTCCTAATTTTGGCATTCGCAATCTTCCAAACCGTTTGTGTGTTGATATACAATCATGATCCCCCCAACAAACAGTGCTACAAAAACTCTGCCCCGACGATTTTTTGGTTGTCAGCCTACTTGTTGATCATGTCATTGATAGGGTTGATGGCTTCATATTGTAAGTCCGGATCCCTGCAGATCTTTTATGCGTGGCTGATGGCGATGACTACGATTGTGGCCATCACTTTCAGCattttcatgtttttgactttgcCCAATGAGTCCGCAAATGCTACATATCAGAAGACGCAGACCGGAAATTGGCTAGCCGGATTCTCCCCACTCTTGCGCTTAATTTTAGTGAATGATCAGGAATGGAATAGGGCCAAGACGTGTTTGATCGACAAGGGATTATGTCAGGGGTTCAGAAATCATTCTGCCAGTTCGCCATGGGATTACTTGTACTACGTTCAGGTTATTAACAATTTAACATCTTTCTTTATTTGATCGCCGTCTCCCTGTAGtcatccccccccccccccctcttcttctcttttctcttcctcttctgCGCGGTCATAGCAAAATTCACGATTGGGCAATTTAAGTTTTGATGCATGTTTGATTGATGCTGTGTTGCTTGTCTGCAGTTGGGCTGCTGTAGTCCACCAAAACGTTGTGGTTTTCTGCAAAGAAATGAAAGCTTCTGGGAGATCCCAGAATCTGGGTTTGCTTCCCAGAACGAGGAATGCCAAATGTGGGCAAACAGCAGGAACAGGGGAGGGTGCTACGATTGTGACTCATGCAAAGCAGGTTACCTAACCAAATTCCAGATGGACTGGCAGGCTGATAAGGCACTATTCGTGGCCATCCTTCTCATCCTCATAGTTAGTACCTCCCTCGCCTTCTGGACCTTCGGTTGCAGGGATGAAAGCGAGCATGCCCGTGAACAAAGGAAATACAGGAACATGGTCAATGCTTAGTGTGCCAATTTCAATTTTGTTCCCTTTTGTTGTGGCTGAATCGTTCACTGTAGAATATAGATGGCCAACCAACTTTGGTGGAGTTCAATTTGGGCAATGTTCGTCATATTTGATGCAATTGCCTCTGAATTTGGTAGTTTTGCTGCAGTAGATTGTAAGTACATGTACCAGAATCACTTCTCTCACCCTATCCCATAGCAATAGAGGTGCATTTACGAAATTTAGGCTTAGTGATTGAGAGCTTTTATTGTTGTGCAGATTCTAGATTTGTGTGTCCCTTCAGGCTGCCTTAGGCCTGTGGTTTTCTCAAATCATCCTTTGCTCTAAAAAGTTcagaaaagggggaaaaagagaaaagaaaacaacagCAATACAATGCTGTTCTGATACAGTAGCACACTTCTCCATGTATACCATTTTTTAAGTGCTTAtgcatttttaattttaaatcgTTGGGGTTACCAGAGAGGGCCTGACTTGGATGGCATTTTAATTTATGGCTTCCCAAAGCATGACGCAAGTGTTAGTCAATTCTTCAACGACTCCGTCTATGAGTTGTCTTTAGTGAATGGTGCGATGGTAGCGTAAAGCGTGCAGGCAGTCATGACAAAAGGACAGCCTATTAGCCTCTCTCTGTCTGTTAGTAACTCACCGACTCTGGCTCgtgatttttgttttggtgcattttttttattttattctttctgGACGCCGGTCACCTGTCAAATCCTCAACCCGCTGTCTTGATACAGCAGATTATTAGTTACAAGGAAATATTCTGGTTTTATTGTTGTTAGCAGAGAATGGACAGATCCACTTAGAAGAATAATTGTTACTAGTGCTGAAGGGACAGTTGACGtgtgtgcaataataaataaatatttaaaattttttaaagatatttgttaaaattattttttatgagATTTGGTTTTATAATACATACAGACATTTACATAAATAAATGTACAAATAAACTATTATTTGGTAGTGCGTAGTTAttagaaaaagagatagaagtAGATATGATAGTGGGTAGGAGAGACAAAAGCAAACATGATAATGGGTAATTATATTTGAAGGGTAATTTAGGAAGATCACAAGACGACAACTTTTTTTTACGCCAAAAAGCTCCCTACCCCTTTATATATGATATAGACAAGGACAAGGATAAATTTGAAAACATATAAAGTTAATGTCCAGTTAAAGTTAACTATCTCTACATATGCTTTAGgattaatcacattttatccccttaaagaatacccaatttctcagtttaccccctaacctttaattttgctcacttaaccccctttaggacaaaattgcccttacattattttgacttttcatttaccttgttttcctttcttttatttctttttctctttcttctttatttaattcttcctctttcccacaaaaatcttcaccttaatgattgaaattaaaaaagagaaattgcaaagatctatcttctccttaaatgattaaaaaaatattcaaatcactttcctaaaatacaatttttttagcctttcaattcttttaattttgggttttcctctttcttttctagtttctcattttattcccaagaaaatatcttaaaatgaaattgtgacctgattaataatcatcaattgaaatttttgacacgtggcatcatacaaaaaatcaaaattagtttttgataccttttaaaccttcacccagaaatatgcaattaaaaactcaaaacaaaaattttcgttgaaatggaatttctattgggaaggatgaaagagagaagaaagagaaaaagaaataaaagaaaggaaatcaatttcatcttatgatattttcttgagaataaaatgagaaactagaaaggaaagaggaaaatccaaaattaaaagaattgaaaggctaaaaaaattgtattttaggaaagtgatttgaatatttttttaatcatttaaggagaagatagatctctgcaattcctcttttttaatttcaatcattaaggtgaagatttttgtgggaaagaggaagaattaaataaagaagaaagagaaaaagaaataaaagaaaggaaaacaaggtaaatgaaaagtcaaaataatgcaagggcaattttgtcctaaagggggttaagtgagcaaaattaaaggtcaGGGGATAAACTGAGAAATTgggtattctttaaggggataaaatgtgattaaccctatgCTTTATTATTGTAAAAATACTGTCACAAAttacagtaaaaaaaaaaatgtccaaCCGTTCCCACCCCACTGTGCTAGTAGTAAAATTTGGGTGTTAAGGTCGTCAATTAGGCTAGGCTTGGCTCAACCCAGAAAAAAGCCCATTAAACTGATCGggaaaattttggacttaaCTATTAGGTTGAACTACGTGTGAGTCAAGTTTAGACCTGTCAAGTTCAAACCCGATCAATGTTTGGCTTATACATGAGtctaattatatatatatatgtataaaaaatatataataatatcaataatttataattatacatattatGACATAAAATTCTAATAATTTATAGATAAATTTATAGTAATTcacaattataaaaaatatatatattatataattatgaGTTTAGATGAAGTTGAATTTAAATCTGAAACTCATATATAATAGTACAGTGTGTAGCCTAAACTTAAGTCTTTTGATTTGAACTTGAAACTCGAAAGTTCAAAACCCAAAAACTAGGACAATTTACGAGCAAAGTCTGAATTTGCTCAATCCCGATTCAAAAAGGCCAATTGATACTCCCATTTGACGACGTGTTTTTAATTTGTCACCTTTGCGGGGACAAGCACATAATGTACATTCTACGGCACCAAATAAATATGAGCTCACGCCAAAGGCGAAAGCCTCCAACCCACCTCCTGCTGCGGGGTCTCGGAGACAGCCAGGGCCAGGCCCAGGCCCACAAGAGTAAATAACAATTAATAGATGCAACGGAATGGACACAATAGTCTAGATGCAACGGAATAACATCCTCTCAACGCTGGATTTACGTACCTACTCACTGGATATCTGTGGATGTTTTCGTTTGCAGAGAGGATAAGACCCTTTGAAAGCCAGCCGAGACTAGTGGTTTCTTCTTTGTTTGGTCCATGGTGATCATTGGAACAACCAATACTACTAGTAGAACATGGTAAGTAAAacgaaaagaaaacaagaggaagaagaagacagtAAAAGGCTCTCACTCATAAATCATACTGGGAATCAGACGGTCTGCCAAAAAGAGAGCATACATACACTGCATAATATTTCAGATTCAGAGACTGAATTCAGAAAGCATAGGTTCGGGTGTTGGGAGAATCAGCGATTCTCAGAGTTCGTTCGATGAGCTTTCGAGCCTTCCTGCTCCTTAGTTCCACTCTCATGCTTTCACTCTTCTCAATTTTGTCGTACGCTTTCTTCATCCTCAGAGACTTGAGGAGTTTGGACTTCAAATTCCCCACCAACTTCTCCAAGCCCCCAGTCGTCGTCGTCGTCATCATCGTCATCATCAACAACAGCCTTCGCTAATTCCTTCAACGCTCTTCTCTTAATTAAAGAAGAGTCGAGTTCCCCCTGCAAAATGAATCAAATGTTATGAAGGAAGGGGGGGGCACGTAACTAATCAGCTGGCAGCAGATGATGAACAGTCAGTTTTACATGCACCATAAAAGAGAAGCTACTACCTGCACcaggtgtgtgtgtgtttgtgtgtgagAAAGAGAGGCAAGCGAGAAAGATGCTAAAACGAATGAGTTTGTAACCAGCCGTTAGACTTAGACGTCAGAGCGCATTAagtaagaagaagaagaacaaagtTGGAAGGAAGGCTAATCACGCAATCCTTGAGAGAGACCGGGAAATGTACGACCCTACATCTGATCTGACTGACTCGTAACGAACAAATTACTGTAACATTAAACATTACTGTAGATTAACAGTTGATTCATTAGTTCTGGCTGTAAATTACCCTCTGAGTTCAACAAGAATTcatctaaaaaagaaaaaaaaaaagattgaaatgGCTTTGTATATTGGAGCATGAGTGAGGGAGGATACAACGGAGTAGAAAAGGAGTAGTGTTGTTATAACGGACTGATTCTTTTttctatataatataatatattcttttcttgttttcttgccgTTGTATTTTGTGATGCGGCGTAAGTAAAAGGACTTTAACTGGTTGGAGTATCATTTTCTAGGAGTGGGCGCGGGTCGGGTACTCGCCCCATTCATCATTTGGCTTACTCGACTCGTATCTTGCGGGTCAGTCATTTTCTGACTCTTACCCGTCTCGTATTAGGGTACTCGCTGAGATAGGGTTGGGTCAACGGGTACCCGTCCCTCCAATTtatcatttaaattttttaaaaaaaatgatttatatcaatttaattttatattttacac
This portion of the Coffea eugenioides isolate CCC68of chromosome 11, Ceug_1.0, whole genome shotgun sequence genome encodes:
- the LOC113754212 gene encoding uncharacterized protein LOC113754212, whose translation is MADDSTPAARSSKVSRKLPIKGMENVVATVTGYTGLERFNLIKLISLAGGNYVGRMSRSVTHLVCWKYDGTKYKLARQFETLVVNHQWIEDCIKEGRRLPEDPYTLQCGQQVGPLSITIPFSSDVVRHPRLQNDRNENLLPKLEQSRHRLKRKISRGSPKQENSSASTYRCTEPYSPSIQREEIEVLHSPQHPIFLSQKKGKSASLETSRRSHRRRLVKKNMRKETLDIISDSEEEMSRQKDFHEQYCSGAVSNSSVQGEECRLSARVTCDSTGYQSGQKRSEALTNMQDIDNVIDVLDIHDDILDVNGASSYHVRDADANGNDIEQSTRLPASTELSCVICWTEFSATRGLLPCGHRFCFSCIQSWADHATSSRKTSTCPLCKASFVIITKVDNAVSSDQKIYSQTVPHDDPRMGIYILDGGEAPSIPSSSSGAPVCCHCSRREPEDLLERCDVCQIQRVHIFCLDPPAFPWICANCKDLQRLYLYRR
- the LOC113753222 gene encoding tetraspanin-12-like encodes the protein MKSFRKLFLGFLNVLILAFAIFQTVCVLIYNHDPPNKQCYKNSAPTIFWLSAYLLIMSLIGLMASYCKSGSLQIFYAWLMAMTTIVAITFSIFMFLTLPNESANATYQKTQTGNWLAGFSPLLRLILVNDQEWNRAKTCLIDKGLCQGFRNHSASSPWDYLYYVQLGCCSPPKRCGFLQRNESFWEIPESGFASQNEECQMWANSRNRGGCYDCDSCKAGYLTKFQMDWQADKALFVAILLILIVSTSLAFWTFGCRDESEHAREQRKYRNMVNA